In the Dryobates pubescens isolate bDryPub1 chromosome 21, bDryPub1.pri, whole genome shotgun sequence genome, one interval contains:
- the TMUB1 gene encoding transmembrane and ubiquitin-like domain-containing protein 1 produces MALIEGVGDEVTVLFALLLVALVLGLAWASTRAPEPTATPRDAAALPEEGPSTAPAPAEHKASPAPAAASAAGAAPDEASGLAAGLRSRDGHAPAQGPLGEGDSDPAEPTMVLRLKFLNDTERLARVRPSDTVGALKRAHFPGQEQQVRLIYQGQLLRDDSQSLAALHLAHNSVLHCHISPHSPGPAPAGPGASADPVHAALNVGSLMLTLFVLLLAVLWYFQLQYRHVFTATATTFLAGLTLLFSFMAFTMYRR; encoded by the exons ATGGCGCTGATCGAGGGCGTTGGCGATGAGGTGACCGTGCTCTTCGCTTTGCTGCTGGTCGCCCTGGTACTGGGGCTGGCCTGGGCCTCCACCCGCGCCCCCGAGCCCACCGCCACGCCCCGCGACGCCGCTGCGCTACCCGAGGAGGGACCGAGCACTGCACCGGCACCCGCAGAGCATAAGGCCTCGCCGGCGCCGGCGGCCGCTTCTGCAGCCGGAGCAGCTCCAGATGAGGCGAGCGGGCTGGCGGCGGGGCTGCGGTCCCGGGATGGACACGCACCGGCGCAGGGCCCCCTCGGGGAAGGGGACAGTGACCCCGCCGAGCCCACCATGGTGCTGCGGCTGAAGTTCCTCAACGACACGGAGCGGCTGGCCCGTGTGCGCCCCAGTGATACCGTCGGGGCCCTGAAGAG GGCCCATTTCcccgggcaggagcagcaggtgcGACTTATCTACCAGGGCCAACTGCTGCGCGACgacagccagagcctggccgCACTTCACCTCGCCCACAACAGCGTCCTGCACTGCCACATCTCCCCGCACAGCCCGGGCCCCGCGCCCGCCGGCCCCGGCGCCTCCGCCGACCCCGTGCACGCCGCCCTCAACGTGGGCAGCCTGATGCTGACGCTCTtcgtgctgctgctggctgtgctctggtACTTCCAGCTCCAATACCGCCACGTCTTCACCGCAACTGCCACTACCTTCCTGGCCGGCCTCACcctcctcttcagcttcatGGCCTTCACCATGTACCGCAGATAG
- the FASTK gene encoding fas-activated serine/threonine kinase, giving the protein MQAGTRSLPSVLIKDCEQYTCLTAPLRRGARIGDGASCHAWPSDGRAHYVRCWICRALSRPRKRGPGGGAGLRPPSVPGGCREDGGPGLRAALSGRGGGGGGSQRGRERHGLPVLGSLPSRPALAMLRLLPWLRALTRESARPGVPPGLAAGERSGAGMYPACYCAGKGKQRAVLLPLEPYGHGLLPAFPPDACRPRGHGKRKSWNFIHEKMSYDTFFTMKRLIERSHSVGEVLRWVTQNPGKVSASHYPIALHKLGQLLQQQQGQAALNGESRGAGPMLEQPEFQTLCQAIISGCSKFDNFSIVNCLYAAAALGLPGESPLVRVLEEESRSRLGRFNQKDVSMVFSSVMRLHPSSPHPLVESCLSSLERHLEKERHPQTLFLLLSYYRLRAQALQGHPASDQQLINNRKILRLVRHTLGQVSAMREHELALLDEMLALCAQEANNKALEAIFSSQLFYENRQERFIRSMAEWLPRKAENLTPYTMALIAKYVARHRLREPRLLDTIANFLLKRGEQLDSKVIQKLVFPFSRMNYRPSNHSELFPKLEAILEQKAGSSPLATVNILMSMFQLSHFPQSVLHQVFSPAFITNVMSSPYALIVRRYLSLLDAAVELEFRQYRGPRLDPRYRVLMFEHALTADEANRKYSYKGLVAEALRQLVGEECYRQDEVLPPGYCTDFLLWVNRSGTVLPLSRVPAASKAPPALGAAAPAALSLRSSVLALTSDLQDFAPFAAEGPSSPPAPRESLAGRFLPALCPAPGGPCYQPPSDYFCGLSKEASLESQGSSSLSSPSECLSAQPPGTPDCSPGGTSAATLFQFPIGKILEEEEEEEEVVSAPSGCPGHDHSCFPGEQSQEEVEGRSPPPSEDAGHPPSPHRPSSKRALGEGVQGAEEIQRVVLSVNDKWHYCQNSDILVGSRAMRDRHLRLLGYCLVQLPYTELEKVSGIEEAKHYLRQKLRELRF; this is encoded by the exons ATGCAGGCGGGAACGCGCTCCCTACCCTCTGTTCTGATTAAAGACTGTGAACAGTACACATGCCTCACGGCTCCGCTGCGGCGCGGGGCGCGGATAGGGGACGGGGCCTCGTGCCACGCGTGGCCCAGTGACGGCCGTGCGCAT TACGTACGCTGCTGGATCTGTCGTGCCTTGTCCCGCCCCCGGAAGCGTGGCCCTGGCGGAGGGGCGGGGCTACGGCCTCCCTCGGTTCCCGGGGGCTGTCGGGAAGATGGCGGACCCGGGCTCCGGGCGGCGCTGAGCggccggggcggcggcggcggcgggtcCCAGCGCGGCCGCGAGCGCCAT GGTCTCCCGGTTCTCGGAAGCCTCCCGAGCCGCCCAGCCCTCGCCATGCTGCGCCTGCTGCCATGGCTCCGTGCTCTGACCCGGGAGAGCGCGCGGCCCGGAGTCCCGCCGGGCCTGGCTGCCGGTGagcggagcggggccgggaTGTATCCCGCCTGCTACTGCGCGGGCAAAGGCAAGCAGCGGGcggtgctgctgcccctggaacCCTACGGCCATGGGCTGCTGCCCGCCTTCCCCCCGGACGCCTGCAGGCCGCGGGGCCACGGCAAGAGGAAGAGCTGGAACTTCATCCACGAGAAGATGAGCTACGACACCTTCTTCACCATGAAGCGGCTGATCGAGCGCTCGCACAGTGTGGGGGAAGTGCTGCGGTGGGTGACGCAGAACCCCGGCAAGGTGTCCGCCAGCCACTACCCCATCGCCCTGCAcaagctgggccagctcctgcagcagcagcagggccaggctgcgCTGAACGGGGAGAGCCGCGGGGCTggccccatgctggagcagcctgagttCCAAACTCTCTGCCAGGCCATCATCAGTGGCTGCTCCAAGTTCGATAACTTCAGCATCGTCAACTGCCTGTATGCTGCTGCTGCGCTGG GCCTGCCGGGAGAGTCACCGCTGGTGCGAGTGCTGGAGGAGGAATCGCGGAGCCGCCTGGGCCGCTTCAACCAGAAGGACGTCTCCATGGTCTTCAGCAGCGTGATGAGGCTgcacccctccagcccccatCCCCTGGTCGagtcctgcctcagcagcttggagcgGCACCTGGAGAAGGAGCGGCACCCCCAGACCCTCTTCCTGTTGCTCTCCTACTACCGTCTGCGGGCGCAGGCGCTGCAGGGCCACCCGGCCTCCGACCAGCAGCTCATCAACAACCGCAAGATCCTGCGGCTGGTGCGGCACACGCTGGGGCAGGTCAGCGCCATGCGGGAGCACGAGCTGGCCCTCCTGGATGAGATGCTGGccctgtgtgcccaggaggccaacaACAAGGCCCTGGAGGCCATCTTCAGCTCGCAGCTCTTCTATGAGAACCGGCAGGAGCGATTCATCCGCAGCATGGCag AgtggttgcccaggaaggcagaGAACCTCACCCCCTACACCATGGCCCTCATCGCCAAGTATGTGGCCCGGCACCGGCTGCGCGAGCCGCGGCTGCTCGACACCATTGCAAACTTCCTCCTGAAGCGTGGGGAGCAGCTTGACAGCAAG GTGATCCAGAAGCTGGTCTTTCCCTTCAGCCGCATGAACTACCGCCCATCCAACCACAGCGAGCTCTTCCCCAAGCTGGAGGCCATCCTGGAGCAGAAGGCTGGCAGCTCGCCCCTGGCCACCGTCAACATCCTCATGTCCATGTTCCAGCTCAGCCACTTCCCCCAGAGTGTCCTGCACCAGGTCTTCTCCCCGGCCTTCATCACCAACGTCATGA gcagcccctaCGCGCTGATCGTGCGCCGCTACCTCTCGCTGCTGGACGCGGCGGTGGAGCTGGAGTTCCGGCAGTACCGCGGCCCCCGCCTCGACCCCCGCTACCGCGTCCTCATGTTCGAGCACGCCCTGACCGCCGACGAGGCCAACAGGAAGTACAG ttaCAAGGGGCTGGTGGCTGAGGCGCTGCGACAGCTGGTGGGGGAGGAGTGCTACCGGCAGGACGAGGTGCTGCCCCCTGGATACTGCACAG ACTTCCTGCTGTGGGTGAACCGCTCGGGCACGGTCCTGCCGCTCTCCCGCGTCCCGGCCGCGTCCAAGGCCCCGCCCGCCCTGGGCGCCGCGGCTCCGGCCGCCCTCTCGCTGCGCTCCAGCGTCCTGGCCCTCACCTCGGACTTGCAGGACTTTGCTCCGTTTGCGGCCGagggccccagcagccccccagctccccggGAGAGCCTGGCCGGGCGCTTCCTGCCCGCGCTCTGCCCGGCCCCCGGGGGGCCCTGCTACCAGCCCCCCTCGGACTATTTCTGCGGGCTGAGCAAGGAGGCCTCGCTGGAGAGCCAGGGTAGCTCCTCGCTCAGCAGCCCCTCCGAGTGCCTCTCGGCAcagccccctggcacccccgACTGCTCCCCGGGGGGCACCTCCGCAGCCACCCTCTTCCAGTTCCCCATTGGCAAGatcctggaggaggaggaggaggaggaggaggtggtgtcGGCTCCCAGCGGCTGTCCTGGGCACGAtcacagctgcttcccaggggagcagagccaggaggaagtCGAGGGCCGGAGTCCCCCACCCAGCGAGGACGCCGGGCACCCACCCTCGCCACACCGACCCAGCTCCAAGCGAGCCCTGGGCGAGGGGGTGCAGGGAGCCGAGGAGATCCAGAG GGTGGTGCTGTCGGTCAATGACAAGTGGCACTACTGCCAGAACTCGGACATCCTGGTGGGCTCGCGGGCCATGAGGGACAGGCACCTGCGGCTGCTGGGCTACTGCTTGGTGCAG CTGCCCTACACGGAGCTGGAGAAGGTGAGCGGCATCGAGGAGGCCAAGCACTACCTGCggcagaagctgagggagctgcgctTCTGA